The Scyliorhinus torazame isolate Kashiwa2021f chromosome X, sScyTor2.1, whole genome shotgun sequence genome has a segment encoding these proteins:
- the LOC140405433 gene encoding uncharacterized protein has translation MPPLASVRTERNVNSRRQNEPIPYILQDSTNRGDPHHRKGHSDPRAGMSGKVATGKDVNAPRDAGHWDRGGLEDLEMWESKEKRDVCYMRPQEAWESGMNLGRGWGSPEQFKRPLGYQQKHIRRPLPLLYEPIYEEWEPLYIRDLPQSPPLNQPANSTQAEVYPFSKEHWTRDHSPHREAAYLSDYRQLGPQTEPSERRILPSPSSFEGKGYKERPLKPPSYKMYLQMKVRADQERKVAQLENHQRNVQKSPAPVQKTPSFPGHYEMPQYVRQQALGRERKPQGGYGVSGSNVKAAFPARNPDPFDGGRDRIYPPASELGFKPPQEGFANMPADRRNCSQVSRNEKMGQVHQERKCIDPERFGALVTERDPGTSYGGWRTMGAYLSPGVTQRPGDVSLPLYHTSGKSAKEKPRRSDLKHGGMKASNPHIESDGWLRDEDLENQARSRMKGDVLRSKRGEVVFCLISRPDCTQKAQDPRSHTLPKVGRTSDVPSWPDGLEPPRMTQRERRFDELQGSNSANLEARRPPDCVEAHPSPSRQEFHPDTMKYRSADHDIETHGWRNLNYTSNSDHNFSAGNKQALGDRTRQQFAPGDGEGMTRWRDPEDAMRKETFDQRSAEWSVRGLQVAAQEGAQWDRGRGREEMGLVSPSNRCGPDGIGHDRIVSALEWKVLGKARSVKRQAWDVSLDGEQHFGGKRLTVANQQRERKLPEWKEPLHSSVRTANRFNREDVTHDGVFIIDASAAIVKVEYIPSPKKERVRFSSPIEVEGFTASPEQDTLPDSRKAVEWSATGDASERVRGIVQGMLPSRETTGSQSNSRDSESTKRDLETKEDPTPPPKVKESMEKRASRILGLPNVDTDSRELLVETGPVPEETHSDVTGEHPTEKRSGQWIADRVDGFESKIGCDGQKDPEPATIGASQPLAVAPDLLDEARFNGETGDKTPIPEESQTQQELSEDETSLAPVAPGPSAEDEEDLERPDLWKVGEQGSEPAAQDLHDMVFESVSRIRRHTAPDSESDGEEVGQPFTPDKGEEGEVLPPSSGGSSASSDTVIMCNQAGQSEEALDTMDGESDVSAPEQEGKAASPQENIDDQKVQQLVDTVSRTQQHQEMEAEEFSTRETLLKELSEDQGESLPGDGSATSTNLVEPPSGAGSPECAQKALQTTDNESNSDTEIDGSDSAGEGLPSALAR, from the coding sequence ATGCCACCTCTGGCCTCGGTGAGAACGGAGAGAAATGTCAACTCCAGGAGGCAGAACGAGCCGATTCCGTACATTTTGCAGGATTCCACGAATCGAGGGGACCCGCACCACAGAAAGGGACACAGCGACCCACGGGCCGGCATGTCCGGCAAAGTAGCGACGGGCAAAGACGTGAATGCGCCCAGGGACGCGGGGCACTGGGACAGGGGGGGCCTGGAAGACCTGGAAATGTGGGAGTCGAAAGAGAAAAGGGACGTGTGCTACATGAGGCCGCAGGAGGCATGGGAAAGCGGCATGAACTTGGGAAGAGGCTGGGGTTCCCCCGAGCAGTTCAAAAGGCCACTGGGCTATCAGCAAAAGCACATTCGTCGACCTCTGCCTCTACTGTATGAGCCAATCTATGAGGAATGGGAGCCCCTCTACATAAGGGATTTGCCCCAATCACCTCCCCTCAACCAACCCGCCAATTCCACACAGGCTGAAGTTTATCCATTTTCTAAAGAGCATTGGACAAgagaccactctccccacagagaaGCTGCCTATCTATCGGACTACAGACAGCTTGGCCCCCAGACAGAGCCATCAGAAAGGAGAATTCTTCCATCGCCCAGTAGTTTCGAAGGCAAGGGCTACAAAGAACGCCCCCTGAAACCTCCAAGCTACAAGATGTACTTGCAGATGAAAGTGAGAGCGGATCAGGAGAGGAAAGTTGCACAGTTGGAGAACCACCAGAGGAATGTGCAGAAAAGTCCAGCTCCTGTTCAAAAGACTCCCAGCTTTCCAGGCCATTATGAGATGCCTCAATATGTCCGCCAGCAAGCATTGGGGCGAGAGAGAAAACCTCAGGGCGGCTATGGTGTTTCCGGGTCAAATGTGAAAGCCGCATTTCCAGCCAGAAATCCGGACCCATTTGATGGCGGACGAGACCGAATTTATCCCCCAGCTTCAGAACTAGGATTTAAACCTCCTCAGGAAGGCTTTGCAAACATGCCTGCCGACAGACGCAATTGTTCCCAAGTTAGTAGAAATGAGAAAATGGGCCAGGTGCATCAGGAGAGAAAATGTATCGATCCTGAACGTTTTGGTGCACTGGTGACTGAACGGGATCCTGGCACCAGTTATGGTGGCTGGCGCACCATGGGGGCATACCTATCTCCCGGAGTTACACAGCGCCCAGGAGATGTGAGCCTCCCACTTTATCACACGTCTGGAAAAAGCGCCAAGGAAAAACCGAGACGATCTGATCTCAAACACGGAGGTATGAAAGCGTCAAATCCACATATTGAATCGGACGGTTGGCTCCGAGACGAGGATCTAGAGAACCAGGCGAGGAGCAGGATGAAGGGGGATGTCCTTCGAAGTAAAAGAGGTGAAGTTGTCTTCTGTCTGATCTCGAGGCCCGATTGCACTCAGAAGGCCCAGGACCCCAGGTCACATACACTGCCCAAAGTTGGCAGGACGTCAGATGTGCCAAGCTGGCCAGATGGGCTTGAGCCACCCCGGATGACCCAGCGTGAGAGACGCTTTGATGAGCTTCAAGGTTCGAACTCTGCCAACCTGGAGGCAAGAAGGCCTCCAGATTGTGTGGAAGCACACCCTTCCCCAAGCAGGCAGGAGTTTCATCCAGACACGATGAAATATAGAAGCGCCGACCACGATATTGAGACACATGGCTGGCGGAATCTGAATTATACTTCAAATTCAGACCACAACTTCAGTGCGGGCAATAAGCAGGCACTTGGAGACAGAACGAGACAGCAGTTTGCTCCTGGAGATGGGGAAGGAATGACAAGGTGGAGAGACCCTGAGGACGCAATGAGGAAAGAGACATTTGATCAAAGGAGCGCTGAATGGTCAGTGAGGGGCTTGCAGGTGGCGGCGCAAGAGGGTGCCCAGTGGGACAGAGGCCGCGGGAGAGAGGAAATGGGGCTGGTGTCACCCAGTAATCGATGTGGGCCAGACGGCATTGGGCATGACAGGATAGTGTCGGCTTTGGAATGGAAGGTACTTGGGAAGGCCCGGTCTGTGAAGAGACAGGCTTGGGATGTTTCGCTGGACGGTGAGCAACACTTTGGCGGCAAACGGCTCACCGTAGCGAATCAGCAGAGAGAAAGGAAGCTTCCAGAATGGAAGGAGCCATTGCACTCCTCAGTGAGGACAGCCAATCGGTTCAACCGTGAAGACGTGACACACGATGGGGTATTCATTATCGACGCCAGCGCTGCAATCGTTAAAGTGGAATACATTCCTTCGCCAAAGAAAGAACGTGTGAGATTCTCATCCCCGATAGAAGTTGAAGGTTTCACAGCTTCCCCTGAACAGGACACCCTCCCTGACAGCAGGAAGGCCGTTGAGTGGAGTGCAACGGGAGAcgcaagtgagagagtgagagggatagtccAAGGAATGTTGCCATCGAGAGAAACCACTGGCAGCCAATCTAATAGCAGAGATTCCGAGAGCACGAAGAGGGACCTGGAGACGAAGGAAGATCCAACGCCCCCTCCCAAAGTGAAGGAAAGCATGGAGAAAAGGGCCAGTCGTATACTGGGTCTTCCCAATGTGGACACCGATTCCAGGGAACTTCTGGTGGAGACGGGGCCTGTGCCAGAGGAGACGCACAGTGACGTGACTGGGGAGCATCCCACAGAGAAGAGGTCAGGACAGTGGATTGCTGACCGTGTGGATGGGTTTGAGAGCAAGATAGGCTGTGATGGGCAGAAAGATCCCGAACCAGCAACGATTGGCGCCTCGCAGCCGCTTGCCGTTGCCCCTGACTTACTGGATGAGGCGAGGTTCAATGGAGAGACCGGTGATAAGACCCCTATCCCTGAGGAGAGTCAaacacagcaagaactatcagaAGACGAAACCTCCTTGGCCCCTGTGGCACCCGGGCCCAGTGCAGAGGATGAGGAAGACTTGGAGCGCCCAGACCTTTGGAAGGTTGGCGAGCAGGGATCTGAGCCAGCTGCTCAGGATCTGCACGACATGGTGTTTGAGTCGGTTTCCCGGATCCGTCGCCACACGGCTCCCGATTCGGAGTCGGATGGTGAAGAGGTGGGGCAGCCCTTCACCCCAGACAAGGGTGAAGAGGGCGAGGTGCTGCCTCCGAGCAGCGGGGGCAGTAGCGCCTCCTCAGACACTGTGATCATGTGCAACCAGGCAGGCCAGAGTGAGGAAGCTCTGGATACAATGGACGGGGAAAGCGACGTCTCCGCTCCAGAACAGGAAGGAAAGGCAGCGAGCCCGCAGGAAAACATTGACGATCAGAAGGTGCAACAGTTGGTAGATACAGTCTCCAGGACACAGCAACACCAGGAGATGGAAGCAGAAGAATTCTCCACACGAGAGACCTTGCTGAAGGAGCTGTCAGAGGACCAGGGGGAAAGTCTGCCAGGCGATGGCAGTGCCACAAGTACCAACCTCGTAGAGCCACCCAGTGGTGCTGGGAGTCCGGAATGTGCCCAGAAGGCGCTTCAAACAACAGACAACGAGAGCAACTCTGACACTGAAATAGATGGAAGTGACTCTGCAG